The window CCCTTATGGCCGGTGGGGCTGAAGTTGCAATGACCGGATGTAACCCTTTATCCACCCATGATGACGCTGTTGCAGGAGCAGCAGATTTAGGATTGAACGTCTACGGATGGAGGGAACAGGATGATGAGGAATACTACCAGACAATCAACATGGTTCTTGATCACAAACCTGACATAATCATTGACGACGGAGCTGACATGATTATGGTTCTTCACAATGAAAGAAAAGAATTGCTCTCCCATATCAAGGGGGCATGTGAAGAAACCACCACTGGTGTACACAGACTTCAGGCAATGCATGCCGACGGCGCATTGAAATTCCCGGTAATTGCTGTAAATGACGCTTATACAAAATATTTATTCGACAACCGTTACGGTACCGGTCAATCCAGTTTCGATGCTATAATGGGTACAACCAACATGGTAATTGCCGGAAAAACCGTAGTCGTCTGCGGATACGGCTGGTGTGGAAGAGGACTTGCACTTCGTGCTGCAGGTCTTGGTGCCGATGTAATCGTAACCGAAGTCGACCCAATCCGTGCACTTGAAGCAAGAATGGACGGATACCGTGTAATGACCATCCGTGAAGCTGTAAAACAGGCTGATTTGATTATCACCGTAACCGGTAACGCTGACATTATCTGCGGTGATGATTTCAAATACATGAAAGACGGATGTATGCTTGCAAACTCCGGACACTTCAATGTTGAAATCAACAGGCCTGACCTTGAGGCTATCTCAACCGAAGTCAAAGAGGTACGTGAAAGTATTGAGGAATTCACCACCAAAGACGGTCGTAAGATTTATCTCTTGGCTGACGGTCGTTTGGTCAACCTTTCAGCTGCACGTGGACAGGGACACCCTGCAGAAATCATGGACATGAGTTTTGCAGTTCAGGCATTATCCGCCAAACACATCCTTGAAAACGATTTGCCTGTAGGCGTAACCAAGGCACCTGATGAAATCGACTACAATGTTGCAAGCATGAAACTCAAAGCTATGGGCATTGAAATCGACTCATTGACCGACAAACAGAAAGCTTACATGGCCAACTGGCAGGAAGGAACATAAGTTCCTTTTAATTTATTTTTTTATGTCCTATTTCAGATACATTGACAACGGAGAAGGGCCAACCAAACTCTTCGTTGGAGGTGTC is drawn from uncultured Methanobrevibacter sp. and contains these coding sequences:
- a CDS encoding adenosylhomocysteinase produces the protein MSKVKDMSLAPEGVRKIEWVQKHMPVLEHIKQEYLETQPFKGITIGSCLHLEPKTINLGLTLMAGGAEVAMTGCNPLSTHDDAVAGAADLGLNVYGWREQDDEEYYQTINMVLDHKPDIIIDDGADMIMVLHNERKELLSHIKGACEETTTGVHRLQAMHADGALKFPVIAVNDAYTKYLFDNRYGTGQSSFDAIMGTTNMVIAGKTVVVCGYGWCGRGLALRAAGLGADVIVTEVDPIRALEARMDGYRVMTIREAVKQADLIITVTGNADIICGDDFKYMKDGCMLANSGHFNVEINRPDLEAISTEVKEVRESIEEFTTKDGRKIYLLADGRLVNLSAARGQGHPAEIMDMSFAVQALSAKHILENDLPVGVTKAPDEIDYNVASMKLKAMGIEIDSLTDKQKAYMANWQEGT